In the Silvanigrella aquatica genome, CAAAATTTTCTAAGTAAAATTCATCTGTAGGGTAAGTCGTAATTTTGGCAGAATAATTTGTCTTATTTTCAAAAATATTTTGCTCTATTTTATTAAAGAACTTATTTTTATCGAAGTTTAATCTTGAATAAAAATGAGTGACATTTGCAATATAATGCCCAGGTAGTTTTTCAATATTGTCATTTTCCGAATTTTTAAATTTTACAGTTTCACCAACGCGGACAAATTGAGAAATTTCCGTATATTGAATTGAATTTTCTAAAGTATTTTTTCTATACTGAATGTGATCTGTCACCCAGTCAGAAATGGGATCGATGGGTTCTAAATATTTTTGCAAAAGAGGATGCTCTTCCCATTGGAAAGGCGATGGAGTCTTTTTAGGTACAGGATTTTTTGGAGAAATATTTGGAGCTCTCGGATCAAAAAAAGATGCTGTAATTTTGCAAGAATTTACTTGGGCAACTTTAGTATGATCTAGAGAACAAAGTATATGATGAGTTGGCGATTCAAATTTTATTAAAGGGTTTTTGTATGTTGATTTGAAGTGGTCTTCTATTTTATCTTTAATAATTAATTTTTGTCCCTTTTCATTGTGTTCAATGATATAATTAAGGCCTTCTTCACTCATCAATCTACAAAGAAAATCAAAATCGGATTCTCCATATTGAATTGTATTTGTTCTTTCTCCTAGCTTTCTGCTGCATAGCATTTCAAATTGTTCATACTTTTCATTTTTAAAATGAATTTTTAAAATGTCTTCTATAATTTTTTTGGCATTGGTTGCCAGCCAGGTTCTGTAACCATTTGATTGAGTGAGTTTCCAGAGGCAAGGTTGAAGGGTTAATGCAAACTCTGGTAGAGCTTTGTAGTACGTCATTTTAATAGCAGAAATAATACCGGAGAAATATTTTTCAGTTATTTCGTTTGTTGCATAATTAATAATTTTAAAATGTAAAAATTCACCTAGGAAATTGGACATATTATCTTTGTTTAATATTTTATTATCAAGTCTAATAATAAGTTTAGTTTCGTAGAGTTTAGAAATGCTATCGTTATTAATTTCAAATGCTTGAATAATCCGGTAATCATTCTCTTTTTCATATTTACTTAACTCGCTTTTTGAAGTAACGTCAGTAATTATGGCATCAATAACAGATTTATCTGGCAAACTATTAACCACTTCACTCATAAAACAAAAAACTCCTATTCAACCAAACAAAAACTACTCATAATTGTCGGTTGTGATTTGTTTGATATTCTTTTTTTCAATATAAGGTGCTGATGTTGGAAAACTTGGAACATTGACACGGATTCCCTTTGAATTTTTTAAATATAATGAAACATAAAAAGTAATACTTTTTTCATTATTAATTGGCAATTCAAATTTTAAGTTATTGCGTAAACAAAATTTACTGTTGCCGCAATCAGCATAGTCATCGATAAACTTCAGCAATGACCAGCGATTCTTAATACCAAAATATACCGTATTATTTGAAATAAAGATATTTTTATCATCAGAAATTTTTTCTAAAGTATATTTAGAACCTTGCGCTAATGAAACAGAAAATTGTATAGGATCAGAATAACTCCAAATAAATTTCCCTTTTAAATTATTTCCTTGTACAGATCCGATGACTTCCGAACCTGTTTGCAATGACCAATTGATGAGCTGATTACCTAAGATTTCCTTGTCTGTATTGGTTCTGAAATAAAACTCAACATTCCATTTTGTAGGTATAGGGTTCCCCTCTTTATCATTTTGAGGGTTAAAAAAATTTTGAAGTTTTGTCATATTATCTACAAAATTTTGCACATCACTTCGGCCTCGGTATAGTGCGCTGAATTTTTTGAGAATGGCAATATCTTGTTTTTGCAACTGAGAAAATTGATTAAAAATTTCATTCATATCATCGAGGGAAGCGCTTCCTGTGGCATAATCTTTTGATTGAAAAGGATATTTACCTGCTAAAGAGGAATTAAATTGAAAAGCAAATTTATCATAATTTGCAAATGCCTGCTTGATTAAAAGGCTTTGACAGCGATTTTCTAGGGGAGAATAAATAGAGTTTAATTTTATGGCAAAAAAATCGTTGTGACTTAATGCAGGGGGTTGTGAAA is a window encoding:
- the vgrG gene encoding type VI secretion system tip protein VgrG — encoded protein: MSEVVNSLPDKSVIDAIITDVTSKSELSKYEKENDYRIIQAFEINNDSISKLYETKLIIRLDNKILNKDNMSNFLGEFLHFKIINYATNEITEKYFSGIISAIKMTYYKALPEFALTLQPCLWKLTQSNGYRTWLATNAKKIIEDILKIHFKNEKYEQFEMLCSRKLGERTNTIQYGESDFDFLCRLMSEEGLNYIIEHNEKGQKLIIKDKIEDHFKSTYKNPLIKFESPTHHILCSLDHTKVAQVNSCKITASFFDPRAPNISPKNPVPKKTPSPFQWEEHPLLQKYLEPIDPISDWVTDHIQYRKNTLENSIQYTEISQFVRVGETVKFKNSENDNIEKLPGHYIANVTHFYSRLNFDKNKFFNKIEQNIFENKTNYSAKITTYPTDEFYLENFEINHPKLPNITNALIYTDEENKDNKLKIKKDASGVSIGIRFFWMNKTSEFKNSDFIWARLSQFWASNLSGALFIPHPGDEVIVGFLDNDPDSPIILNSLYNFVSKVPEKLDEKTCGIIINEDLEECLKIGTKLQEQPSNIIFKHESFETNITDMKMSLYRDNDKNIYFLHSNLNKTEATEKFDIVSETSNIKATKTIAVEADKEINMKTTTANINKIKIT